The following proteins come from a genomic window of Chryseobacterium glaciei:
- a CDS encoding M16 family metallopeptidase — MKKQLTYIAVAFLFTGMLSAQKIDINAMPKPGPTPAINIAKPKTFQLSNGLTVMVVENNKLPRVSANLSMDRPPYYEGTVSGVSSIMAEQLENGTTNLSKDEFNKKIDFLGASLNFSSNGAFANSLSKYFPEVLGLMADAIINPKFSAEEIQNSKERTIEGLKSDEKNASSIANRVSNALMYGKNTSRGEFETVESISKIQLADVQNVYKKYYSPDNAYLVIVGDVKFDQVKPLIEKAFSSWKKSNTTFAALEPASNVAKTEINVVDVPSAVQSVVSVNNLNTLKMKDANYFPATMANYILGGGGEARLFMNLREKNGFTYGAYSSMTASKFSPDFSAEASVRNEVTDKAVKEFMNELNAISTVKPEELENAKAKLKGSFIMSLEKPETIARFALNQKVQDLPSDFYTNYLKSIDKVTAADVTNAVKATILPNQSRIFIAGKASDISEGLEKLGYPVKYFDKDANPVAKPAAQKVDASVTIGSIADKYINAIGGLAAVQKITSISSDATTKVQGMDMSMKMIQGKNGKMAMNVSMMGNTVQKIVFDGKDGYMEAQGKKAPLSDKQKADMSKDVELFPELAFAKSAEYKLAGIEKYNNEDSYVVKGAKETYYYSVKTGLKTGEVKAGEGGSIPTSYADYKDVSGVKLPFTITQNMGGMDINLTVQSYQINQAKDSDFK; from the coding sequence GATCAACATTGCTAAGCCAAAAACTTTCCAGTTAAGCAACGGTCTTACGGTAATGGTGGTTGAAAACAACAAGTTACCAAGAGTAAGCGCTAACCTTTCTATGGACAGACCTCCATATTATGAAGGAACTGTTTCCGGGGTAAGTTCAATCATGGCAGAGCAGCTTGAAAACGGAACAACGAATTTAAGCAAAGACGAATTCAACAAGAAAATCGATTTCCTTGGAGCTAGCTTAAACTTCTCTTCAAACGGAGCTTTTGCAAACTCACTTTCAAAATATTTTCCTGAAGTTTTAGGTTTAATGGCTGATGCGATTATCAATCCTAAATTCTCTGCTGAGGAAATTCAAAACTCAAAAGAAAGAACGATCGAAGGATTGAAATCTGATGAGAAAAATGCTTCTTCTATCGCAAACAGAGTTTCAAACGCTTTGATGTATGGAAAAAATACTTCAAGAGGGGAATTTGAAACAGTTGAATCTATCAGCAAAATTCAATTAGCTGACGTACAGAACGTTTACAAAAAATATTATTCTCCAGACAACGCTTATTTAGTTATTGTTGGTGATGTAAAATTTGATCAGGTAAAACCTTTGATCGAAAAAGCATTCAGCAGCTGGAAAAAATCAAATACAACATTTGCAGCTCTAGAACCGGCTTCTAACGTAGCTAAGACAGAAATCAATGTTGTAGATGTTCCTTCTGCTGTACAGTCTGTTGTTTCTGTAAACAACCTGAACACGCTGAAAATGAAAGATGCGAACTACTTCCCTGCTACAATGGCCAACTATATTTTAGGTGGTGGTGGTGAAGCCAGACTTTTCATGAATCTTCGTGAGAAAAACGGATTTACATACGGAGCTTATTCTAGCATGACTGCAAGTAAATTCTCTCCGGACTTTTCTGCTGAAGCAAGTGTAAGAAACGAGGTTACAGACAAAGCAGTTAAGGAATTCATGAATGAACTTAACGCAATTTCTACTGTAAAACCAGAAGAATTGGAAAATGCTAAAGCTAAATTGAAAGGATCTTTCATTATGTCTTTAGAGAAGCCTGAAACGATCGCAAGATTTGCTTTAAACCAAAAAGTTCAGGATCTTCCTTCTGATTTTTATACTAATTATTTAAAATCAATTGATAAAGTAACTGCTGCAGACGTAACAAATGCTGTAAAAGCTACTATTTTACCAAATCAAAGCAGAATTTTCATCGCTGGTAAAGCTTCTGATATTTCTGAAGGATTGGAAAAATTGGGTTACCCAGTAAAATACTTCGATAAAGATGCAAATCCTGTTGCAAAACCGGCTGCTCAGAAAGTTGACGCAAGTGTAACAATTGGATCTATTGCTGATAAATACATCAATGCGATCGGAGGTTTAGCTGCTGTTCAAAAGATCACTTCAATCTCTTCTGATGCTACTACGAAAGTTCAGGGAATGGATATGAGCATGAAAATGATCCAAGGAAAGAACGGAAAAATGGCAATGAACGTTAGCATGATGGGAAATACAGTTCAAAAAATTGTATTTGACGGAAAAGACGGTTACATGGAAGCTCAAGGAAAAAAAGCTCCTCTTAGCGACAAGCAGAAAGCTGATATGTCGAAAGATGTTGAACTTTTCCCGGAACTTGCTTTTGCAAAATCGGCTGAGTACAAACTTGCAGGAATCGAAAAATACAACAACGAAGATTCTTATGTAGTAAAAGGAGCGAAAGAAACGTATTACTACAGCGTAAAAACTGGTTTGAAAACCGGTGAAGTAAAAGCTGGAGAAGGAGGTTCTATCCCGACAAGCTATGCAGATTACAAGGATGTTTCTGGAGTTAAATTACCTTTCACGATCACTCAGAATATGGGCGGAATGGATATTAATTTGACGGTACAGTCTTACCAGATCAATCAGGCAAAAGATTCTGATTTCAAATAA
- the secG gene encoding preprotein translocase subunit SecG — protein MDTIFILLMVLTMIASVLLVIVVMAQNPKGGGLSSTFGGASSAQFGVQRTNDFMEKATWSLGAIIIVLILISVVITGKPTQAAPAQQPIKKEAPAQSAPASKTATPANTPATPAK, from the coding sequence ATGGATACTATATTTATTTTATTGATGGTTCTCACTATGATTGCTAGTGTTTTATTAGTAATCGTTGTTATGGCTCAGAACCCAAAAGGTGGAGGTCTTTCAAGTACATTCGGAGGTGCATCTTCTGCACAGTTCGGGGTACAAAGAACCAATGACTTCATGGAAAAAGCAACTTGGAGTTTAGGAGCAATCATTATCGTTCTTATCCTTATCAGCGTTGTAATTACAGGAAAACCAACACAAGCGGCTCCTGCTCAACAGCCAATTAAGAAAGAAGCACCTGCACAATCTGCTCCGGCTTCTAAAACAGCTACTCCGGCTAACACTCCTGCGACACCGGCTAAATAA
- a CDS encoding NAD-dependent epimerase/dehydratase family protein, whose protein sequence is MKILVTGGAGFIGSKLSLELTKKGHEITVLDNLSSQIHGENPSEDSPLYRSILNKINFIKGDVTNREDWENAIEGQDVIVHLAAETGTGQSMYQIEKYTEVNVSGTAKMLDILVNKTHHVKKVIIASSRAIYGEGKYLHPKLGLVYPKPRKVEEMKSGDFEVKYSDGQVLEALPTDEESKIHPTSIYGITKHNQEQMVMTTCAAIGIEPVSLRFQNVYGEGQSLLNPYTGILSIFSSQILNGNDINVFEDGKESRDFVHVDDAVEATIKCIENDEANGEIFNVGTGVSTAVTAVAENLRKFYNKDFDINVSGQFRLGDIRHNFADISKIKSKLNFQPKISFEEGMSRFTTWVLQQNIQDIKFKESLEEMKVKGLLK, encoded by the coding sequence ATGAAAATACTCGTCACCGGTGGAGCTGGTTTTATAGGAAGTAAGCTGTCATTAGAGCTTACAAAGAAGGGGCATGAGATAACGGTGTTGGATAATCTTTCGTCACAGATTCATGGAGAAAATCCATCGGAAGACTCGCCTTTGTATAGGAGTATTTTAAATAAAATCAACTTTATTAAAGGAGATGTTACAAATCGTGAAGATTGGGAAAATGCCATTGAAGGTCAGGATGTAATTGTTCATTTGGCCGCTGAAACTGGAACCGGACAGTCAATGTATCAGATCGAAAAATATACTGAAGTAAATGTATCAGGAACAGCAAAAATGCTGGATATTTTGGTTAATAAAACCCATCATGTTAAGAAAGTAATCATTGCATCTTCCAGAGCTATTTATGGCGAAGGAAAATATCTTCATCCTAAGCTGGGATTGGTTTATCCAAAGCCAAGAAAAGTTGAAGAAATGAAAAGCGGTGATTTTGAAGTGAAATATTCTGACGGACAAGTTCTTGAAGCTCTTCCAACTGATGAAGAATCGAAAATTCATCCAACGTCTATTTACGGAATTACTAAACATAATCAGGAGCAAATGGTTATGACAACCTGCGCTGCTATTGGGATTGAACCTGTTTCATTAAGATTTCAGAATGTGTACGGAGAAGGTCAGTCTTTATTGAATCCTTATACCGGAATTTTATCCATCTTTTCATCACAAATCCTTAATGGAAATGACATTAATGTCTTTGAAGACGGTAAAGAATCAAGAGATTTCGTGCATGTAGATGATGCGGTTGAAGCAACGATAAAGTGTATCGAAAATGATGAAGCGAATGGTGAAATTTTTAATGTTGGAACAGGAGTTTCTACCGCTGTAACTGCAGTTGCCGAAAATTTACGAAAATTTTACAATAAAGATTTTGATATTAATGTTTCCGGACAGTTTCGTTTGGGGGACATCAGGCATAATTTTGCGGATATCAGTAAAATTAAATCAAAGCTAAATTTTCAGCCAAAAATTTCTTTTGAAGAAGGAATGTCGAGGTTTACAACTTGGGTACTACAACAGAATATTCAGGACATAAAGTTCAAAGAATCGTTGGAGGAAATGAAGGTTAAAGGGCTTTTAAAATGA
- a CDS encoding glycosyltransferase family 2 protein, whose amino-acid sequence MISVIIPMYNAEESISFALDSVKQQTFPQKEFEIIIINDGSTDKSQVIVEKYIRENPDMNIKLISQANGGVSKARNTGLKISKGDYIALLDSDDGWLPEKIKTQMSYFEDTSTDIDFLATERNDNKILFPYQIKNNLAEITFNKLLIRNEAQPSTVLFKRKILENTGYFDDNQRYAEDVNYWLKISLKNKMYILNQSLVSVGKGKRSFGVSGLSANLFEMRKGFRKNLHEMYKLKKISFIQYILFRFFYKAKYLLLLGRQFYYNNNIKK is encoded by the coding sequence ATGATTTCTGTAATTATCCCGATGTATAATGCAGAAGAGTCTATATCTTTTGCTTTGGATTCCGTAAAACAACAGACTTTTCCTCAAAAAGAGTTTGAAATTATCATCATCAATGATGGTTCGACAGACAAAAGCCAAGTTATTGTCGAGAAATATATCAGAGAAAATCCTGATATGAACATCAAATTGATCAGTCAGGCCAATGGTGGGGTTTCAAAAGCTCGAAATACAGGTTTAAAGATTTCAAAAGGAGATTACATCGCCTTATTAGATTCTGATGATGGATGGTTGCCGGAAAAAATAAAAACTCAGATGAGTTATTTTGAAGATACATCGACGGATATTGATTTTCTAGCAACGGAAAGAAATGATAATAAAATTCTTTTCCCTTATCAAATAAAAAATAATCTTGCGGAAATAACTTTCAACAAACTTCTCATAAGAAACGAAGCGCAACCGTCAACGGTACTATTTAAAAGGAAAATTCTTGAAAATACAGGGTATTTCGATGATAATCAAAGATATGCAGAAGATGTGAATTATTGGTTGAAAATTTCTTTGAAGAACAAAATGTATATTTTGAACCAAAGTTTAGTCAGTGTTGGAAAAGGAAAAAGATCTTTTGGTGTTTCGGGTTTATCTGCGAACCTTTTTGAAATGAGAAAAGGATTCCGTAAAAACCTTCATGAAATGTACAAACTGAAAAAAATATCATTTATCCAATATATCTTATTCAGGTTTTTTTACAAAGCAAAATACTTACTTTTGCTAGGCAGACAGTTTTATTATAACAACAATATAAAAAAATAA
- the recR gene encoding recombination mediator RecR: protein MDYPSKVLAKAVDEISGLPGIGRKTALRLALHLLKQPNSRAVTLGNSLINLVNEIKYCKECHNFSDFEICEICSNHKRNDEVICIVEDVRDVIAIENTGKYTGKYLILGGKISPMEGVGPNQLNIPSIEKKLNAGQVKEFIFALSATMEGDTTAYYIYKKFKGFDVNFSSIARGISVGDELEYADEISLGRSIINRLPYNEAS from the coding sequence ATGGATTACCCTAGTAAAGTTTTGGCAAAAGCAGTGGATGAGATCTCTGGATTACCGGGGATTGGCAGAAAAACAGCTTTACGTTTAGCATTACATTTATTGAAACAACCTAATTCCAGAGCGGTAACTTTAGGAAATTCTCTGATTAATCTTGTTAACGAAATAAAATACTGCAAAGAATGTCATAACTTCTCTGATTTTGAGATTTGTGAAATCTGCAGCAATCATAAACGAAATGACGAAGTTATTTGTATCGTAGAAGACGTTCGCGACGTTATTGCCATTGAAAATACAGGAAAATATACAGGAAAATATTTGATCTTAGGAGGAAAAATATCTCCAATGGAAGGAGTGGGACCAAATCAGTTAAATATTCCGAGTATTGAAAAGAAACTTAATGCAGGGCAGGTAAAAGAATTTATTTTTGCCTTAAGTGCAACGATGGAAGGAGATACGACTGCCTATTATATTTATAAGAAATTCAAAGGTTTTGATGTGAATTTTTCAAGCATTGCAAGAGGAATTTCAGTTGGGGACGAGTTGGAATATGCTGATGAAATTTCTTTGGGAAGATCGATTATTAATAGGTTGCCTTATAATGAAGCAAGCTAA
- a CDS encoding aminoacyl-histidine dipeptidase: MELSNIEPQIVWKNFAKLNAVPRPSKKEEKVIAFIKEFGESLGLETRVDEVGNVIIKKPATAGMENRKSIVLQSHLDMVCQKNNDVTFDFETEGIKMEIDGDWVKAKGTTLGADNGLGVATIMSILESSNIPHPALEALFTIDEETGMTGAIGLKPGQLTGEILLNLDTEEDDEIDIGCAGGIDVTISQNYQTEASNGQIVRIEVKGLQGGHSGMDIHKGFGNANVILGRLLYKALAKENIQLISIDGGGLRNAIPREGVAIVSVRNAEEFIEEITNGLKKEILEEFATVEPALHINIENSTSSDKAISEEDSKKIILTLKALHNGVYRMSPDVKDLVESSNNVARVELKEGGLKILNLSRSSVDSSKDSVSEQLKSVAELAGMNTEFSGSYPGWKPKPGSEIVQLMEKIYTDKFNEKPQVVACHAGLECGIIGANYPEMEMVSFGPTIRGAHSPDERANIPSAQKFWSFLKDILANIPQK; this comes from the coding sequence ATGGAATTATCTAATATAGAACCGCAAATAGTGTGGAAAAATTTCGCCAAACTTAATGCTGTTCCAAGACCTTCAAAAAAAGAAGAAAAAGTAATTGCTTTCATTAAAGAATTTGGTGAAAGTCTAGGATTGGAAACTAGAGTTGATGAAGTAGGAAACGTGATCATTAAAAAACCTGCCACTGCAGGAATGGAAAACCGCAAATCTATTGTGCTACAATCGCATTTGGATATGGTTTGTCAGAAAAACAATGATGTTACTTTTGATTTCGAAACTGAAGGAATCAAAATGGAAATCGATGGAGATTGGGTAAAGGCAAAAGGAACAACTTTAGGAGCTGATAACGGTTTAGGAGTTGCTACAATTATGTCGATCTTAGAAAGTTCAAACATTCCGCATCCAGCTTTGGAAGCGCTTTTCACAATTGATGAAGAGACTGGAATGACTGGAGCAATCGGTCTAAAACCAGGACAATTGACAGGTGAAATTTTATTAAATCTTGATACTGAAGAAGACGATGAAATTGACATCGGCTGCGCAGGTGGAATTGATGTTACGATTTCTCAAAACTATCAAACAGAAGCTTCAAACGGACAAATTGTAAGAATTGAAGTTAAAGGTTTACAAGGTGGTCACTCGGGAATGGACATCCATAAAGGTTTCGGAAATGCGAATGTTATTTTAGGAAGATTACTTTATAAAGCTTTAGCAAAAGAAAATATTCAGTTAATTTCTATCGACGGTGGTGGATTACGAAATGCTATTCCGAGAGAAGGTGTAGCTATCGTATCTGTGAGAAATGCTGAAGAATTTATTGAAGAAATTACGAATGGTCTTAAAAAAGAGATTCTAGAAGAATTTGCAACAGTTGAACCTGCTCTTCATATTAATATTGAAAATTCAACAAGTTCTGATAAAGCGATTTCGGAAGAAGATTCAAAGAAGATCATTTTAACTTTGAAAGCTCTTCACAACGGTGTTTACAGAATGAGTCCGGATGTTAAGGATTTGGTGGAATCTTCAAACAATGTGGCAAGAGTTGAATTAAAAGAAGGAGGATTGAAAATTTTAAACCTTTCAAGATCATCAGTTGATTCTTCTAAAGATTCTGTCTCAGAACAATTAAAATCTGTGGCAGAATTAGCAGGAATGAATACTGAATTCAGCGGTTCTTATCCAGGTTGGAAACCTAAACCGGGTTCTGAGATCGTTCAATTAATGGAGAAAATTTACACTGATAAATTTAACGAAAAACCACAAGTTGTAGCTTGTCACGCAGGTTTAGAATGTGGAATTATCGGAGCAAATTATCCAGAAATGGAAATGGTAAGTTTCGGGCCAACTATCAGAGGTGCTCACTCTCCTGACGAAAGAGCAAATATCCCTTCCGCACAGAAGTTTTGGAGTTTCCTAAAAGATATTTTAGCGAATATTCCTCAGAAATAA
- a CDS encoding prolyl oligopeptidase family serine peptidase codes for MKLKFLFTGLICCQFFSAQYNYPATPKHPVVDDYFGTKITDNYRWLEDLKSPAVQSWFKAESDFSNTIIDKIPHREDLFKQMKDIQNMSGDSFGVIMQRQNSYFYTKTKKGENLSKLYSKDISTGKEVLIFDPEKIKKGTQITNFTVDLKAQKIALLLSKSGGEICELKILDLNTKKLLNDSIDPIWSEFNFEFTQDGKSIIYTKMSTGDPNSNMLLKDMKAMLHEIGTDVKNDKILASRVDYPELNALTEQFTSITFSDDYKYIILRLSSVKSESPIFVAPYSELKNKKINWKQIVKASDDITDIYISDDKLFLLTHKDAPNYKIILTSLAKPDFINAKVVVPESKDAVIIAIHTSKNYLYYSLGNGITRDKYQVNIKTLDTKKVPLPPGVNSSLSLNPHENDNIYCENMNWLTPLTIYDYNPEKGAPVKSKYLSSDGNYPDYNKLYTVKEIEVKSHDGVMVPLSIIYPKNMKMDGSSPAYITGYGGYGISYEPRFSQRLTALLEQGVVIAIAHVRGGGEKGENWHKTGMKANKPNTWKDFIACSEYLVAQKYTSPSKLIGNGVSMGGVLIGRAITERPDLFAVAIAEVGMTNALRSETTANGPNQIPEVGTLQNEEDTKNLMEMDAQSKVKKGVKYPAVIIRTGMNDSRITPWEPGKFAAILQKNSGSGKPVLLYVNYENGHFTSDKDVVFHEYSDIYAFALWQVGHPKFQPAK; via the coding sequence ATGAAATTAAAATTTTTATTTACAGGCTTAATCTGTTGCCAATTCTTTTCCGCTCAATATAATTATCCAGCAACGCCAAAACACCCTGTTGTAGATGATTATTTCGGAACTAAAATTACAGATAATTACCGATGGCTGGAAGATCTTAAAAGTCCGGCTGTACAATCTTGGTTCAAAGCTGAATCTGATTTTAGCAATACTATCATCGACAAAATTCCTCACCGTGAAGATCTTTTCAAACAAATGAAAGATATTCAAAATATGAGCGGAGATTCTTTCGGTGTTATCATGCAAAGGCAAAATTCATATTTTTACACAAAAACAAAAAAAGGAGAAAACCTTTCAAAATTATACTCAAAAGACATTTCTACAGGAAAAGAAGTTTTAATATTTGATCCTGAAAAAATCAAAAAAGGAACTCAAATAACCAATTTCACCGTTGACCTAAAAGCACAAAAGATTGCTTTATTATTATCAAAATCTGGTGGTGAGATTTGTGAGCTTAAAATATTAGATCTTAATACAAAAAAATTGCTGAACGATTCCATTGATCCGATCTGGAGTGAATTTAATTTTGAATTTACACAAGACGGCAAGTCTATCATTTATACTAAAATGAGTACCGGAGACCCAAACAGCAACATGCTTTTAAAAGACATGAAAGCAATGCTTCACGAAATTGGTACAGATGTAAAAAATGATAAAATATTAGCTTCAAGAGTAGATTATCCTGAATTAAATGCTTTGACCGAACAGTTTACAAGTATAACATTTAGTGATGATTATAAATATATTATTCTGAGATTAAGCTCTGTAAAATCCGAAAGTCCAATTTTTGTTGCGCCATATTCAGAGTTAAAAAATAAAAAAATCAACTGGAAGCAGATCGTCAAAGCGTCAGATGATATTACCGATATCTATATTTCTGATGATAAACTTTTCCTGCTTACCCATAAAGATGCTCCCAATTATAAAATCATACTTACAAGTTTAGCAAAGCCTGATTTTATTAATGCAAAAGTAGTAGTTCCTGAAAGTAAGGATGCGGTGATTATTGCAATTCACACTTCTAAAAACTATTTATACTATTCATTAGGTAATGGCATTACAAGAGATAAATATCAGGTAAATATCAAGACTCTAGACACTAAAAAGGTTCCATTACCACCTGGTGTAAACTCGTCGTTATCATTAAATCCGCATGAAAATGACAATATTTATTGTGAGAATATGAATTGGCTTACTCCATTAACTATTTATGATTATAACCCCGAAAAAGGCGCTCCGGTAAAGAGTAAATATCTTAGCTCTGACGGAAATTATCCAGATTATAACAAACTTTACACCGTAAAAGAAATTGAAGTAAAAAGTCACGACGGAGTAATGGTTCCGCTTTCTATTATTTACCCTAAAAATATGAAAATGGATGGCTCCTCTCCTGCTTATATTACTGGATATGGTGGTTACGGAATATCTTATGAACCAAGATTTTCCCAAAGATTGACTGCATTATTAGAACAAGGAGTAGTTATTGCTATTGCGCACGTAAGAGGTGGTGGTGAAAAAGGCGAAAACTGGCACAAGACAGGTATGAAAGCAAACAAACCAAATACTTGGAAAGATTTTATTGCGTGTTCAGAATATCTAGTTGCTCAAAAATACACTTCTCCTTCAAAACTTATTGGAAATGGAGTAAGCATGGGCGGAGTTCTTATCGGAAGGGCAATAACTGAAAGACCGGATCTTTTTGCTGTTGCAATTGCTGAAGTTGGTATGACGAATGCACTTCGTTCAGAAACTACTGCCAATGGTCCGAACCAAATTCCTGAAGTGGGAACCCTACAAAATGAAGAGGATACAAAAAATTTGATGGAAATGGACGCTCAGAGTAAAGTAAAAAAAGGAGTAAAATATCCCGCTGTAATCATCCGTACCGGAATGAACGACTCAAGGATAACACCTTGGGAACCGGGAAAATTCGCAGCCATTCTGCAGAAAAATTCAGGTTCAGGAAAACCTGTTTTATTATATGTAAATTATGAAAATGGACATTTTACAAGCGACAAAGATGTCGTTTTCCATGAATATTCTGATATTTATGCGTTTGCTTTATGGCAGGTGGGGCATCCAAAGTTTCAGCCAGCAAAATAA
- a CDS encoding 2Fe-2S iron-sulfur cluster-binding protein — protein MNDINIKITDRDGVTHDIVAPTDMSMNLMEIIRSYELAEEGTIGVCGGMAMCASCQVYVISDSGLVEMGDEEDAMLAEAYHVKENSRLGCQLHIVEEMEGLEVEIAPYP, from the coding sequence ATGAACGATATTAATATAAAAATCACCGATAGAGACGGTGTAACTCACGATATTGTTGCTCCTACGGATATGTCCATGAATTTAATGGAAATCATCCGTTCGTATGAATTAGCAGAAGAAGGAACAATCGGAGTTTGTGGAGGAATGGCGATGTGCGCATCATGTCAGGTATACGTGATCAGTGATTCGGGACTTGTAGAAATGGGCGATGAAGAAGATGCAATGCTTGCGGAAGCTTACCATGTGAAAGAGAATAGCAGACTGGGTTGCCAGCTGCATATTGTTGAAGAAATGGAAGGTCTTGAAGTGGAGATTGCTCCTTATCCTTAG
- a CDS encoding NAD(P)/FAD-dependent oxidoreductase, whose translation MITTDILIIGAGPTGLFAVFEAGLLKMKCHIIDALPQPGGQLTELYPKKPIFDIPGYPSVNAGELIDNLMEQIKQFQPGFTLGETAVSYSKVDDEWFEVITNKGTVHRAKAIAIAGGLGTFEPRKPTFENVADYEEKGLEYFVKEPEHFRNKKVVIAGGGDSALDWSIFLSNVASEVTLIHRRNEFRGALDSVEKVQDLKNQGKIKLITPAEVTGIKGDGKVEAITIVKDGEEAYDLETDYFIPLFGLTPKLGDISKWGLNIEKNAIVVNNALDYQTNIDGIYAIGDINTYPGKLKLILCGFHEATLMCQSVYNRLNPGKKYVLKYTTVSGVDGFDGSRKEAEKAVVKKID comes from the coding sequence ATGATAACTACTGATATATTGATCATAGGAGCCGGACCAACTGGACTTTTTGCTGTTTTTGAAGCAGGTTTATTAAAAATGAAGTGTCACATCATCGATGCACTTCCTCAACCTGGAGGCCAATTGACTGAGCTTTATCCTAAAAAACCTATTTTCGATATTCCGGGGTATCCTTCGGTGAATGCAGGGGAATTAATTGATAATTTAATGGAGCAGATCAAGCAGTTTCAACCTGGTTTTACATTGGGAGAAACGGCGGTTTCTTATTCTAAAGTTGATGATGAATGGTTTGAAGTTATTACCAACAAAGGAACTGTTCACAGAGCAAAAGCAATTGCAATTGCAGGTGGTTTGGGAACTTTCGAGCCTAGAAAACCAACTTTTGAAAATGTAGCTGATTACGAAGAAAAAGGTCTTGAATATTTCGTTAAAGAGCCTGAACATTTCAGAAATAAAAAAGTAGTGATTGCCGGAGGTGGTGATTCTGCACTTGATTGGAGTATTTTCTTATCAAATGTTGCAAGTGAAGTTACTTTGATTCACAGAAGAAATGAGTTCAGAGGAGCTTTGGATTCTGTAGAAAAAGTACAGGATCTTAAAAATCAAGGAAAAATCAAATTGATTACTCCTGCTGAAGTTACAGGAATTAAAGGAGACGGAAAAGTGGAAGCAATCACTATTGTGAAAGATGGTGAAGAAGCTTATGATCTTGAAACTGATTATTTCATCCCATTATTCGGATTGACTCCAAAATTAGGAGATATTTCTAAGTGGGGATTAAACATTGAGAAAAACGCAATCGTTGTAAACAATGCATTAGATTATCAAACAAATATCGATGGAATCTATGCAATTGGAGATATCAATACCTATCCGGGTAAATTGAAGTTGATTCTTTGTGGTTTCCACGAGGCAACGTTGATGTGTCAGAGTGTTTACAACAGACTAAATCCGGGTAAAAAATACGTCTTAAAATATACAACCGTAAGTGGAGTAGACGGGTTTGACGGAAGCCGTAAAGAAGCTGAGAAAGCTGTTGTGAAAAAAATTGATTAA
- a CDS encoding DUF3108 domain-containing protein produces MKKIFIILTLFVFCLGSAQIDNIANGESLTLRIHYGFLNAGTANLTTKTTTYQGVPHLYVKGTGSTTGAVKAFFKVEDLYESFINVQTGLPSFYVRDVKEGSYTQHFETVFNHDNQTLILTDKKTPANGSKVLKSVKGVQDMLSCFYYLRSKSPAELKVGTVINMNVWIDDEMFPFQLKVTGTENLKTKFGTINCLKIIPSVKSGRVFKEKEGVTMWVSNDANHVPMLLKAELAVGSLKASIDDYKNVKYPLKFTK; encoded by the coding sequence ATGAAGAAAATATTTATTATTTTAACTTTATTTGTTTTCTGTTTGGGCAGCGCTCAAATAGATAATATCGCGAACGGTGAATCTTTAACCTTGAGAATTCATTATGGTTTTCTCAATGCAGGAACTGCAAACCTAACAACCAAAACCACTACCTATCAAGGAGTTCCGCATCTTTATGTAAAAGGAACCGGATCTACAACGGGTGCTGTAAAAGCATTTTTCAAAGTAGAAGATTTGTATGAAAGTTTTATCAACGTACAAACCGGACTTCCAAGTTTTTATGTAAGAGATGTAAAAGAAGGGAGTTACACACAGCATTTTGAAACTGTTTTCAATCACGATAATCAAACTTTAATCTTAACAGATAAAAAGACTCCGGCTAACGGCTCTAAGGTTCTAAAATCAGTAAAAGGAGTTCAGGATATGCTTTCCTGTTTCTATTATTTAAGAAGTAAAAGCCCGGCCGAGCTAAAAGTAGGAACTGTGATCAACATGAACGTTTGGATTGATGATGAAATGTTTCCTTTCCAATTAAAAGTAACAGGAACAGAGAATTTAAAGACAAAATTCGGAACGATTAATTGTTTAAAAATTATTCCGTCTGTAAAAAGCGGAAGGGTTTTCAAAGAAAAAGAAGGCGTGACGATGTGGGTTTCCAATGATGCGAATCACGTTCCGATGTTATTGAAGGCAGAATTGGCTGTAGGCTCTCTAAAAGCCAGTATTGATGATTATAAAAATGTGAAATATCCCTTGAAATTCACAAAATAA